A window of the Natronomonas salina genome harbors these coding sequences:
- a CDS encoding class I adenylate-forming enzyme family protein, with product MLRWPDATLYGGVAEVAEARPTATALVADGRAWSYEALLAESRALAGGLDRIGVGPGDAVTIWLGNRPEWITAQLAASYLGAAAVAANTRYGTHELEHLLTDSGSRVLLVESTFLDREYLESVAELAPSVRESSPDEFDPGGLPDLEEVIALESREEFPAVRAYDDVVEAGADVSRRPATDPEAPACIFYTSGTTGDPKGCPQTNRSLLNHAHAVGEFFDLSTGDVVLGALPFPGVWGHNVWVSALVHGVPLVVQRHFDPGETVRLVEEHGVTYFSGLATMYERLVDHETFASERVESLRCGAVGFLGRGFDEATFDRIEDAVGFPLVQPYGLSEANSQVFVGDPEDPREQRYRVGGPLVHPEEEDATVVDPETGEELPPGERGELRLRGYNVVDGYLRRPDATAEDFEGEWLKTGDLASRDGEGRFFFEARLDDALRVRGFLVSPREIETVLDELAGVERSQVVGAPHPRHGHVPVAFVKRDGDVDAATLRSAMADRVADYKVPEAVEFVDAFPRSAGPHGEKIQKARLRERVADRYK from the coding sequence ATGTTGCGCTGGCCCGACGCCACGCTCTACGGTGGCGTCGCCGAGGTGGCCGAGGCCCGTCCCACGGCGACGGCGCTCGTCGCGGACGGACGGGCGTGGAGCTACGAGGCGTTGCTCGCCGAGAGCCGCGCGCTCGCCGGCGGACTCGACCGGATCGGCGTCGGGCCCGGCGACGCCGTCACGATATGGCTGGGCAACCGCCCGGAGTGGATCACCGCACAGCTGGCGGCCTCGTACCTCGGCGCAGCCGCGGTCGCCGCCAATACCCGCTACGGCACGCACGAACTCGAGCACCTCCTTACCGACTCGGGGAGCCGCGTCCTGCTCGTCGAGTCCACCTTCCTCGACCGCGAGTACCTCGAGTCGGTCGCCGAACTGGCGCCGTCGGTCCGGGAGTCGTCGCCCGACGAGTTCGACCCCGGCGGGCTGCCGGACCTCGAAGAGGTGATCGCACTCGAGTCCCGCGAGGAGTTCCCGGCGGTCCGCGCGTACGACGACGTCGTCGAAGCGGGCGCCGACGTCTCGCGGCGTCCCGCGACCGATCCGGAGGCCCCGGCCTGCATCTTCTACACCTCCGGGACGACCGGCGACCCGAAGGGCTGTCCGCAGACGAACCGGTCGCTGCTGAACCACGCCCACGCGGTCGGCGAGTTCTTCGACCTCTCGACCGGGGACGTGGTCCTCGGCGCGCTGCCGTTCCCGGGCGTCTGGGGCCACAACGTCTGGGTGAGCGCGCTCGTCCACGGCGTCCCGCTCGTCGTCCAGCGGCACTTCGACCCCGGCGAGACCGTCCGGCTCGTCGAGGAACACGGCGTCACCTACTTCTCGGGACTGGCGACGATGTACGAGCGGCTGGTCGACCACGAGACGTTCGCCTCGGAGCGCGTCGAGAGCCTCCGGTGCGGCGCGGTCGGCTTCCTCGGCCGCGGGTTCGACGAGGCGACCTTCGACCGCATCGAGGACGCGGTCGGCTTCCCGCTGGTCCAGCCGTACGGCCTCTCGGAGGCCAACAGCCAGGTGTTCGTCGGCGATCCCGAGGACCCCCGCGAGCAGCGGTACCGCGTCGGCGGCCCGCTGGTCCACCCCGAGGAGGAGGACGCGACGGTCGTCGACCCGGAGACGGGCGAGGAGCTGCCGCCGGGCGAGCGCGGCGAACTCCGCCTCCGTGGCTACAACGTCGTCGACGGCTACCTCCGACGCCCCGACGCGACGGCCGAGGACTTCGAGGGGGAGTGGCTGAAGACCGGCGACCTCGCGAGCCGGGACGGGGAGGGCCGCTTCTTCTTCGAGGCCCGCCTCGACGACGCCCTCCGGGTCCGCGGGTTCCTGGTGTCGCCGCGGGAGATCGAGACCGTCCTCGACGAACTCGCGGGCGTCGAACGCTCGCAGGTCGTCGGCGCGCCGCACCCGCGGCACGGCCACGTCCCCGTCGCGTTCGTGAAGCGCGACGGCGACGTCGACGCGGCGACGCTCCGCTCGGCGATGGCCGACCGCGTCGCCGACTACAAGGTCCCCGAGGCCGTCGAGTTCGTGGACGCCTTCCCCCGCTCCGCCGGGCCGCACGGCGAGAAGATCCAGAAGGCGCGGCTCCGCGAGCGGGTGGCGGACCGCTACAAATAG